The following proteins are encoded in a genomic region of Cryptomeria japonica chromosome 11, Sugi_1.0, whole genome shotgun sequence:
- the LOC131061286 gene encoding uncharacterized protein LOC131061286 gives MNGISNSSSLRAAFSYCVQQVHSYDYEHYLCLLHLPQSLRKAAFALRAFNIETAKARDNVSDAKLALVRLLWWRDIIDNIYKNKVAEHPVAQSLASVINEHKLSKHWLNRSIKARIEDTEMETPPVSLADLEQYSENTSSVLLYLMLQAGGIQSTSADHAASHIGKASGLVLLLRATAYHASRRRSYIPLEIAAKHGLSQEEIYRGEHKETLENTIFEIASTANTHLEKARELSSNVPKAALPVLLPAVPAQILLDSLRNRHFNVFDPTLNRGISGVSPLYFQLKLKWCAFRGKY, from the coding sequence ATGAATGGCATTTCTAATTCCAGCAGTTTACGAGCTGCCTTTTCCTATTGTGTACAACAAGTGCATTCCTATGATTACGAACATTATCTTTGTCTGTTGCACCTACCACAAAGCCTGCGGAAAGCAGCGTTTGCACTGCGTGCATTTAATATTGAAACAGCAAAAGCCAGGGACAATGTATCAGATGCTAAGTTGGCATTGGTACGCCTTCTGTGGTGGCGTGATATAATAGATAACATTTATAAGAACAAAGTTGCTGAACATCCTGTAGCCCAGTCTCTAGCATCAGTTATTAATGAGCACAAGTTAAGCAAACACTGGTTGAACCGGTCCATTAAGGCACGGATTGAAGATACTGAGATGGAAACTCCTCCAGTGAGTCTTGCTGACCTGGAACAGTATTCAGAGAACACTTCTTCTGTCCTCTTATACCTCATGCTTCAGGCTGGGGGAATCCAGTCCACTTCAGCAGATCATGCTGCTTCACATATTGGTAAAGCAAGTGGCCTTGTTCTTTTGCTCAGAGCAACAGCATATCATGCCAGTCGACGGCGTTCCTATATTCCTCTTGAGATAGCTGCTAAGCATGGATTGTCACAAGAAGAGATATATAGAGGAGAACACAAGGAAACCCTAGAAAATACCATCTTTGAAATTGCATCAACTGCAAATACTCATTTGGAAAAGGCTCGAGAGCTTTCAAGCAATGTACCCAAAGCTGCATTGCCTGTGCTCTTACCTGCAGTACCAGCTCAGATCCTGTTAGATTCCCTTCGCAATAgacattttaatgtttttgatccaACCCTTAATCGGGGCATATCAGGTGTTTCTCCTCTATATTTTCAATTAAAACTGAAATGGTGTGCATTTAGGGGAAAGTACTGA
- the LOC131061287 gene encoding malate dehydrogenase, chloroplastic, translating to MASATLSMSKVSAPGFSSSVSEPRLPGAGIHLRSSVIRFPSKMSSKIFCALKAGISSESEANFFSSETNAVLRSSINAPKSAEKRQISVKAGQSSSSAEGFKVAILGAAGGIGQPLSLLIKMFPLVSVLNLYDIANVKGVAADLSHCNSPAQVQDFTGPTELANSLKGVDVVVIPAGVPRKPGMTRDDLFNINAGIVKTLIEAVADNCPNAFIHIISNPVNSTVPIAAEVLKQKGVYNPKKLFGVTTLDVVRANTFVAQKKNLKLASVDVPVVGGHAGITILPLLSKTKPYVTFTQEEVEPLTVRIQNAGTEVVEAKAGAGSATLSMAYAAARFVESSLRALDGDQDVYECSYVQSELTELPFFASKIKLGKEGVEAVLPDILEGLTEYEQKALEALKPELKGSIEKGVAFANKQAPAGAAV from the coding sequence ATGGCATCTGCAACTTTATCAATGTCTAAGGTCTCGGCCCCTGGGTTCTCTTCATCCGTTTCTGAACCCCGTTTACCTGGGGCTGGAATACATCTGCGCTCTTCGGTGATCAGGTTTCCTAGCAAAATGTCTTCCAAGATATTTTGTGCCTTGAAAGCTGGCATATCCTCTGAATCTGAGGCAAATTTCTTTAGTAGTGAGACAAATGCAGTACTTAGGTCCTCTATAAATGCTCCAAAGTCAGCAGAGAAGAGACAAATTAGTGTAAAGGCTGGTCAGTCTTCATCTTCAGCTGAAGGCTTCAAAGTTGCCATTCTTGGTGCTGCAGGAGGGATTGGGCAACCTCTCTCGTTATTGATTAAAATGTTTCCTTTGGTCTCTGTTTTGAATCtttatgatattgcaaatgtgaaGGGAGTTGCTGCAGATTTGAGCCACTGCAACAGTCCTGCACAGGTTCAAGATTTTACCGGACCTACTGAATTGGCAAATTCTTTAAAGGGTGTAGATGTGGTAGTGATTCCTGCAGGAGTTCCTCGAAAACCTGGAATGACCCGAGATGACCTTTTCAACATCAATGCAGGTATTGTCAAGACCTTGATAGAAGCTGTTGCAGATAACTGCCCCAATGCCTTTATTCATATAATCAGTAACCCTGTGAATTCAACTGTGCCCATTGCGGCTGAGGTACTCAAGCAGAAAGGTGTCTATAATCCGAAAAAGTTGTTTGGTGTAACTACCTTGGATGTTGTTAGAGCAAACACTTTTGTTGCTCAGAAGAAGAATCTGAAACTTGCTAGTGTGGATGTTCCGGTTGTTGGTGGTCATGCAGGAATTACTATTCTTCCATTGTTGTCCAAAACCAAGCCTTATGTAACATTCACTCAAGAAGAGGTTGAACCACTAACAGTTAGAATTCAAAATGCTGGAACTGAGGTTGTGGAAGCAAAAGCTGGTGCTGGATCTGCAACTCTGTCCATGGCTTATGCTGCTGCTAGATTCGTCGAATCTTCTCTCCGTGCCCTTGATGGTGATCAAGATGTCTACGAGTGCTCTTATGTTCAATCCGAATTAACAGAATTGCCTTTCTTTGCATCAAAGATTAAACTTGGAAAGGAAGGTGTTGAAGCAGTGTTGCCAGATATTCTTGAGGGCCTGACTGAATATGAACAGAAAGCTCTAGAAGCACTTAAGCCGGAGTTAAAGGGAAGCATTGAGAAGGGGGTTGCTTTTGCAAATAAGCAAGCACCAGCTGGCGCTGCAGTTTGA